A window of Cytobacillus sp. FSL H8-0458 genomic DNA:
CACGCCTGTTATTTGAATGGTGCCTCCTTTGCGCACAGCCTGGGTCGCCATTACGATTGCGCCCATCGATCCACCCTGCAGCTTTAATCCTGTTGCCAGGAATTCCATCGGAGTCATTTTCCCATCCATGCCGACACAGTCGATTACAACATCGGCGCCGCCTTTAGTGATTTCCTTAATGTATTCCCCCGCATTTTTTGTCTGTTCAAAATTGATGATTTCCACTTTATTGGTCCGTTTTGCATGCTGCAGCCGATAATCAATGTAATCAATAGCAATGACCCGCTTGGCACCCTTCAACCATGCAAATTTTTGCACCAATAGGCCAACCGGGCCGCAGCCAAGGACCACAACGGTATCACCGTCTTTAACTCCGGCATTGTCTACAGACCAATAGGCTGTAGGAACAACATCGGCAATCAGCACTAATTTCTCATCTTCCACTTCCGAGTTCTCAGGGATTTTAAATGGTGTGAAGTTTCCATAAGGCACCCGCATATATTCCGCCTGGCCGCCCGGGTATCCGCCAGTCGTCTCAGAATATCCGAAGAAGCCGCCCATTTCTCCGTGCGGATTAGAATTGTCACATTGGCTCGTTAAGTCCGTTTTACAATAAATGCATTCACCGCAGCTGACATTAA
This region includes:
- a CDS encoding zinc-dependent alcohol dehydrogenase is translated as MKAVTYQGIKDVAVKEVEAPKIEKADDIIIKVTTTAICGSDLHLIHGMIPNTYENYIIGHEPMGIVEEAGPEVKNLKKGDRVIIPFNVSCGECIYCKTDLTSQCDNSNPHGEMGGFFGYSETTGGYPGGQAEYMRVPYGNFTPFKIPENSEVEDEKLVLIADVVPTAYWSVDNAGVKDGDTVVVLGCGPVGLLVQKFAWLKGAKRVIAIDYIDYRLQHAKRTNKVEIINFEQTKNAGEYIKEITKGGADVVIDCVGMDGKMTPMEFLATGLKLQGGSMGAIVMATQAVRKGGTIQITGVYGMRYNAFPLGDIFERNVNIRSGQAPVIPYMPYLYNMIAEGKFDPSDIVTHVLPLDDAKHGYEAFDTKTEDCIKVILKP